The following proteins are co-located in the Alcaligenes faecalis genome:
- the fusA gene encoding elongation factor G, whose protein sequence is MARKTPIQRYRNIGISAHIDAGKTTTTERILFYTGVNHKLGETHEGSATMDWMEQEQERGITITSAATTAFWRGMAGNYPEHRINIIDTPGHVDFTIEVERSMRVLDGACMVYCAVGGVQPQSETVWRQANKYGVPRLAFINKMDRTGANFFKVYDQLKLRLKAHPVPIVIPIGAEDGFQGVVDLIKMKAIIWDQASNGVKFDYTDIPAELQASAEEWREKMVESAAEASEDLMNKYLENGDLSEEDINLGLRTRTIACEIQPMLCGTAFKNKGVQRMLDAVIDYLPSPVDIPPVEGSDDEGNVIHRKANDEEPMSALAFKLMTDPFVGQLTFVRVYSGVLRSGDTVYNPIKGKKERIGRILQMHANNRAELKELVAGDIASVVGLKDVTTGETLCDASQHIILERMEFPEPVISQAVEPKTKSDQEKMGVALSRLAQEDPSFRVSSDEESGQTIISGMGELHLEVLVDRMRREFGVEANVGKPQVAYRETIRKTCDEIEGKFVKQSGGRGQYGHVVLKLEPLEAGGGFEFVDAIKGGVVPREFIPAVEKGIRETLSSGVVAGYPVVDVKATLFFGSYHDVDSNENAFRMAASMAFKDGMRKASPVLLEPTMAVEVETPEEYAGTVMGDLSSRRGMVQGMDDMVGGGKVIKAEVPLAEMFGYSTSLRSQTQGRATYTMEFKQYAEAPKNVADEVISARGK, encoded by the coding sequence ATGGCCCGCAAAACCCCTATTCAGCGCTATCGCAACATCGGTATCTCGGCTCACATCGACGCCGGGAAAACGACCACTACCGAGCGCATCCTGTTCTACACCGGTGTGAACCACAAACTGGGCGAAACCCACGAAGGTTCGGCTACCATGGACTGGATGGAGCAAGAGCAAGAGCGCGGGATCACCATTACCTCGGCTGCTACCACTGCCTTCTGGCGTGGTATGGCGGGCAATTACCCAGAGCACCGTATCAACATCATTGATACCCCCGGTCACGTTGACTTCACAATTGAAGTAGAGCGTTCCATGCGTGTGCTGGACGGCGCTTGCATGGTGTACTGCGCGGTGGGTGGTGTTCAGCCTCAGTCGGAAACCGTATGGCGTCAAGCCAACAAGTACGGTGTGCCTCGTTTGGCTTTCATCAACAAGATGGACCGCACAGGCGCTAACTTCTTTAAGGTTTATGACCAGCTCAAACTGCGTCTGAAAGCTCACCCTGTGCCTATCGTTATCCCGATTGGCGCTGAAGACGGCTTCCAGGGCGTGGTTGACCTGATCAAGATGAAAGCAATCATCTGGGATCAAGCCAGCAACGGTGTGAAGTTCGACTACACCGACATTCCTGCCGAGCTGCAAGCTTCGGCTGAAGAATGGCGCGAGAAAATGGTCGAATCGGCTGCTGAAGCCAGCGAAGACCTGATGAACAAGTACCTGGAAAACGGTGACCTCTCCGAAGAGGACATCAACCTGGGTCTGCGTACACGTACCATTGCCTGCGAAATTCAGCCAATGCTGTGCGGTACCGCGTTCAAAAACAAAGGTGTACAGCGTATGCTGGACGCCGTGATCGACTACCTGCCATCGCCAGTGGATATTCCACCTGTCGAAGGTTCGGATGACGAAGGTAACGTAATTCATCGTAAAGCCAACGACGAAGAGCCTATGTCCGCTCTGGCGTTCAAGCTGATGACTGACCCCTTTGTTGGTCAATTGACCTTCGTGCGCGTTTACTCGGGCGTTTTGCGTTCGGGCGACACGGTCTACAACCCTATCAAGGGCAAGAAAGAGCGTATCGGCCGTATTTTGCAGATGCACGCAAACAACCGTGCCGAACTGAAAGAGCTGGTTGCCGGTGATATCGCTTCCGTGGTGGGCCTGAAAGACGTGACTACAGGTGAGACCCTGTGTGACGCCAGCCAGCACATCATTCTGGAACGTATGGAGTTCCCGGAGCCCGTGATTTCGCAGGCTGTGGAACCAAAAACCAAGTCCGACCAGGAAAAAATGGGCGTGGCCTTGTCCCGTCTGGCTCAGGAAGATCCTTCTTTCCGCGTCAGCAGCGACGAAGAATCCGGCCAGACCATTATTTCCGGTATGGGCGAGCTGCACCTGGAAGTTCTGGTAGACCGCATGCGTCGTGAATTCGGCGTGGAAGCCAACGTGGGCAAACCACAAGTGGCTTACCGCGAAACCATCCGCAAGACTTGCGACGAAATCGAAGGTAAATTCGTCAAACAGTCCGGTGGTCGTGGTCAGTACGGTCACGTTGTGCTCAAGCTCGAGCCCCTGGAAGCCGGTGGCGGCTTTGAGTTCGTTGACGCCATCAAGGGCGGTGTGGTTCCTCGCGAATTCATTCCTGCTGTTGAAAAAGGTATTCGCGAAACCCTGTCTTCGGGTGTGGTCGCCGGTTACCCAGTGGTGGACGTCAAAGCTACGCTGTTCTTCGGTTCGTACCACGATGTGGACTCGAACGAAAACGCCTTCCGTATGGCCGCTTCGATGGCCTTCAAGGATGGTATGCGCAAGGCTTCCCCAGTTCTGCTGGAGCCAACCATGGCGGTTGAGGTTGAAACTCCTGAGGAATACGCCGGTACAGTGATGGGTGACTTGTCTTCCCGTCGCGGTATGGTGCAGGGTATGGACGATATGGTTGGCGGTGGCAAGGTCATCAAGGCCGAGGTTCCTCTGGCCGAGATGTTCGGTTACTCGACCAGCCTGCGTTCGCAAACACAGGGTCGTGCTACGTACACGATGGAATTCAAGCAATATGCTGAAGCTCCAAAGAACGTAGCTGACGAAGTGATCAGCGCGCGCGGTAAGTAA
- the rpsL gene encoding 30S ribosomal protein S12 — MPTISQLVRKPREVSRVSSKSPALENCPQRRGVCTRVYTTTPKKPNSALRKVAKVRLTNGFEVISYIGGEGHNLQEHSVVLVRGGRVKDLPGVRYHIVRGALDLQGVKDRKQSRSKYGAKRPK, encoded by the coding sequence ATGCCAACCATTAGCCAGCTCGTGCGTAAACCGCGCGAAGTCAGCCGCGTTAGCAGCAAGAGCCCTGCGCTCGAGAACTGCCCACAGCGCCGCGGTGTTTGCACCCGTGTATACACCACGACCCCCAAGAAGCCTAACTCCGCTCTGCGTAAAGTCGCCAAAGTGCGTCTGACCAACGGCTTCGAAGTTATTTCTTACATCGGTGGTGAAGGCCACAACCTGCAAGAGCACTCGGTCGTTCTCGTCCGCGGTGGTCGTGTTAAAGACTTGCCAGGTGTGCGTTACCACATCGTTCGCGGTGCTCTTGACCTGCAAGGCGTCAAGGATCGTAAACAGTCCCGCTCCAAGTACGGCGCCAAGCGTCCCAAGTAA
- a CDS encoding CHASE2 domain-containing protein: MSSLAPRNSKLLSDRVRKEWHLVSGLLVLLTLLFSSLRDDFALGKLNNLIYDFTMSAAISQAAPPDIVVVAIDDYSIANLGFWPWRRISHAQLLGRLEQARAVGLDLVFQEPNPAYPDDDLALSEAIRHHGRVVLPLIYDAQRHAVHTAIPMLSKAANAAGYINIEPDPDGVVRRVAVQRVTPSGRILPHFTIAMLLTGGDTDLALQALSSSKTNTPHIPFLGRSGHFQTVPYFNVLNGDIPPSFFKDKYVLVGAWGSGLGDTFPTPLSKAGMSSMSGVEILANTLQAVRSNQWVRTPPAWLIALASCLPVLLACQVLIYLSPRATLLSLVGLVIAILLVNWIAMHGFNLWIPPLASLITILLAYPLWHWRSQEAALNQVTAELNKLQLEYPDVRTALNERLSGLSARNLPHRLTQLHTSIDLLRQAQNKREETLRFISHDMRAPQNSILALTSLQRQDDSKLPPDQFLHKMEGYAEQTLELVDNFISLARAEAMEMVLSPLALSDLLADCMDDAWASASKRAISLSLNDSELVWVNGNAPMLRRAFTNLIQNAIKYGPDGNQIDIDLEISQNKVQVCVKDQGWGIPAENRATIFEPYHRAHENTAGAPSGSGLGLAFVKTVINKHGGDIVLDSTSEQGCTFIVSLATVDVSDED; this comes from the coding sequence ATGAGCAGCCTGGCCCCCAGAAACAGCAAGCTCCTCTCTGACCGAGTTCGGAAAGAGTGGCATCTGGTTTCAGGCCTGCTGGTGTTGCTAACCTTATTGTTCAGTTCCCTGCGCGACGACTTTGCGCTGGGCAAACTGAACAATCTGATTTACGACTTCACCATGTCGGCGGCTATTTCACAAGCCGCCCCCCCGGATATTGTCGTTGTCGCCATCGACGACTACAGCATCGCCAATCTGGGTTTCTGGCCCTGGCGGCGTATCAGCCATGCACAACTGCTGGGCCGACTTGAACAAGCCCGCGCAGTTGGGCTAGACCTGGTCTTTCAGGAACCCAATCCCGCCTACCCCGATGATGACCTTGCCCTATCCGAGGCCATTCGTCATCATGGGCGCGTGGTGCTGCCGCTCATCTACGACGCTCAGCGCCATGCCGTCCATACCGCCATTCCCATGCTCAGTAAGGCGGCCAATGCAGCAGGCTACATCAATATCGAGCCTGATCCAGACGGTGTAGTACGTCGTGTCGCCGTGCAACGCGTCACCCCTTCAGGCCGGATTCTGCCGCACTTTACGATTGCTATGTTGCTGACTGGTGGCGACACGGATTTGGCCTTGCAAGCCTTAAGCTCCAGCAAGACGAACACACCTCATATTCCCTTTTTGGGTCGTAGTGGCCATTTCCAGACCGTGCCTTACTTCAATGTCCTTAACGGCGATATTCCGCCCTCCTTCTTCAAGGACAAATATGTGCTGGTCGGTGCCTGGGGCAGTGGCCTAGGCGATACCTTCCCTACCCCGTTATCCAAAGCCGGGATGAGCAGCATGTCTGGCGTCGAAATTCTGGCCAATACCTTGCAAGCCGTACGTAGTAATCAATGGGTACGCACGCCACCAGCCTGGTTGATTGCGCTGGCAAGCTGCCTACCGGTACTGCTGGCTTGTCAGGTTCTGATCTACCTGTCGCCACGTGCGACCTTGCTAAGTCTGGTTGGACTGGTCATTGCGATTTTGCTGGTGAACTGGATCGCCATGCATGGCTTCAATCTGTGGATTCCGCCACTGGCTAGTCTGATAACCATCCTGCTGGCCTACCCACTTTGGCATTGGCGCAGTCAGGAAGCCGCCTTGAATCAAGTCACTGCAGAACTGAACAAGCTGCAGCTGGAATACCCCGATGTCAGAACTGCATTGAACGAACGTTTGTCTGGCTTAAGTGCACGCAACCTGCCCCATCGTCTGACCCAGTTGCACACATCCATCGATCTGCTGCGACAGGCTCAAAACAAGCGTGAAGAGACCTTGCGCTTTATTTCACACGATATGCGAGCCCCCCAGAACTCCATCCTGGCGCTGACCAGCTTGCAACGTCAGGATGACAGCAAGCTGCCGCCCGATCAGTTCCTGCACAAGATGGAAGGCTATGCCGAGCAAACACTGGAGCTGGTCGATAACTTCATCAGTCTGGCACGGGCTGAAGCGATGGAGATGGTGTTAAGCCCCTTGGCTCTGTCCGATCTGCTGGCAGACTGCATGGACGATGCCTGGGCCAGTGCCAGCAAACGCGCTATCAGCCTGAGTCTGAATGACTCAGAGCTGGTCTGGGTGAACGGCAACGCCCCCATGCTGCGCCGTGCCTTTACCAATCTGATTCAGAACGCCATCAAGTATGGGCCGGACGGCAATCAGATTGATATAGACCTGGAAATCAGCCAGAACAAGGTACAAGTATGTGTTAAAGACCAAGGCTGGGGTATTCCTGCTGAAAACCGGGCGACTATTTTTGAGCCTTATCATCGCGCCCACGAGAACACTGCCGGTGCACCTTCAGGCAGCGGGCTGGGTTTAGCCTTTGTAAAAACTGTCATCAACAAACATGGTGGGGATATTGTGCTGGACAGCACGAGCGAACAAGGTTGCACCTTTATCGTCTCCCTGGCCACCGTGGATGTCTCCGATGAAGACTGA
- a CDS encoding AraC family transcriptional regulator, with product MKTEFWRDAALPYVESRRACDSRICYQEHSHPTYSIGAVDGGSSVFTGAPDGPVQLAPGSLVFVPAHRSHACNPLPDQSWSYQMLHLDAAWLEQLWQENTGFRLEAQEPIRVSHEPQLYAAYCELNTLLFSAAPVLSKEAALIDFVVHYWPVNSQPLAPAPPPSPILQKTLDRWIEGQLATIPLHELAQDTGLSRYQLIRAFRRHTGLTPQRWQLNQRVNLARDALRQGDELAEIAYRLDFADQSHFQRVFKHYTGVTPGQYRG from the coding sequence ATGAAGACTGAATTCTGGCGGGATGCCGCCCTGCCGTATGTAGAGAGCCGGCGCGCCTGCGATAGCCGTATCTGCTACCAGGAGCACAGCCACCCCACTTACTCGATAGGTGCCGTTGATGGCGGTAGCAGCGTCTTTACGGGCGCACCCGACGGCCCGGTCCAGCTTGCACCTGGTTCTCTGGTCTTTGTACCCGCGCACCGCAGCCATGCCTGCAACCCTCTCCCTGATCAGTCCTGGAGCTATCAAATGCTGCATCTGGATGCGGCATGGCTGGAGCAGCTTTGGCAGGAAAACACAGGATTCAGACTTGAGGCCCAGGAGCCTATCCGCGTTAGCCACGAACCACAGCTTTATGCGGCCTACTGTGAGTTGAACACCCTTTTGTTTTCCGCTGCTCCCGTACTGAGCAAAGAAGCGGCACTGATCGACTTTGTGGTCCACTACTGGCCAGTGAACTCCCAACCCCTGGCACCGGCTCCACCGCCTAGCCCCATTTTGCAGAAGACCCTGGATCGCTGGATTGAGGGCCAGTTAGCCACTATCCCCCTGCACGAACTGGCTCAGGATACCGGATTGAGCCGCTACCAACTGATTCGTGCCTTTCGGCGCCATACCGGCCTGACGCCCCAGCGTTGGCAACTGAATCAACGTGTCAACCTGGCCCGGGACGCCCTGCGACAAGGTGATGAGCTCGCTGAGATTGCCTACCGTCTGGATTTTGCGGATCAAAGCCACTTTCAGCGCGTATTCAAGCACTACACCGGCGTCACTCCAGGGCAGTACCGGGGCTAG
- a CDS encoding FecR domain-containing protein — MITLRIAAPLVCGLIWGGIVSAQPSGARGENFVYKVMSGDTLLDISQTYTRQSRNWSEIQRLNAVDDPYRLPIGKELHIPFRMIPEVAAPARITHQTGQILVNGQALGAGTTHLQEGDLVRTGSSGYLTLELQDGSQLSVPAQASLSVTRMRAFEGTGLTDSIIALDDGDVESRVSPEKTGVGRFEVRTPVSITGVRGTELRVRTQQGVAHSEVLEGRAELGTQQRSTPTALKQNQGAAVGTDGNILALAPLLPAPQISMPERRGGQWNSTIQAVPGAQAYLVQTSTDPQGAKLLSRTITTDTDIQFSASRPGTYYVTVRAIDRHGLMGPDTIESFEGAASLVSSNGQAVVSNFDDPILLSQF, encoded by the coding sequence ATGATTACTTTGCGTATCGCCGCTCCTCTTGTCTGCGGCCTGATTTGGGGCGGCATCGTGTCAGCCCAACCGTCCGGGGCACGTGGCGAGAACTTTGTCTACAAAGTGATGTCCGGTGATACTTTGCTTGATATTTCCCAGACATACACACGCCAAAGCCGGAACTGGTCCGAGATTCAGCGATTGAATGCGGTGGATGATCCTTATCGCCTGCCGATTGGCAAAGAGCTGCACATTCCGTTTCGCATGATTCCGGAAGTGGCCGCCCCCGCCCGGATTACGCACCAAACCGGTCAGATTCTGGTGAACGGCCAGGCACTGGGCGCAGGAACCACCCATTTGCAAGAGGGTGATCTGGTCCGCACAGGCAGCAGTGGTTACCTGACACTGGAGCTGCAGGACGGTAGTCAACTGAGTGTGCCTGCCCAGGCCTCCTTGAGCGTGACCCGAATGCGTGCCTTTGAAGGTACAGGTCTGACCGACTCGATCATCGCTCTGGATGATGGCGATGTGGAATCACGCGTATCTCCGGAAAAAACCGGCGTAGGTCGCTTTGAGGTTCGTACCCCAGTCAGCATTACTGGCGTACGAGGCACAGAGTTGCGCGTACGTACGCAGCAAGGCGTGGCGCACAGCGAAGTGCTGGAAGGCCGCGCAGAGCTGGGAACGCAACAACGCAGCACCCCCACCGCGCTGAAGCAAAATCAAGGCGCCGCGGTTGGTACAGACGGCAATATCCTGGCGCTGGCACCCTTGTTGCCTGCTCCACAGATCTCCATGCCCGAGCGTCGCGGCGGTCAATGGAACAGCACGATTCAGGCCGTTCCGGGAGCCCAGGCCTATTTGGTCCAAACTTCCACCGATCCCCAAGGGGCCAAGCTGTTATCACGGACCATCACGACCGATACTGACATCCAATTCAGTGCTTCGCGTCCTGGCACCTACTACGTCACCGTACGTGCCATTGACCGCCACGGCCTGATGGGTCCGGACACGATCGAAAGCTTTGAAGGAGCAGCCAGCCTGGTCAGCTCGAACGGCCAGGCCGTAGTCAGCAATTTTGACGACCCTATCCTGCTGTCTCAGTTCTGA
- a CDS encoding response regulator transcription factor yields MIIASLEDDLVQAELIARILTEADYECRSFHQGKDLLAALAKPHDFSLLLLDWELPDVSGLDVLRWVRTTLGHALPVLFLTSRTQEEDLVTGLQAGADDYISKPVRKGELVARVNAAVRRMDLSTSTVQDSRFSFAGYDIFPEQGHIVLNGETVTLAPKEFELALLLFRNPGRLFSRDVLSSAVWNREIPATSRTLDTHLSNIRRKLQLRPENGVRLTASYALGYRLELLTDPSC; encoded by the coding sequence ATGATCATCGCTTCCCTGGAAGACGACCTCGTCCAGGCTGAACTGATTGCCCGGATCTTGACCGAGGCTGACTATGAGTGTCGCTCTTTTCATCAAGGAAAGGACCTGTTGGCTGCTCTGGCCAAGCCACATGATTTCAGCTTATTGCTATTGGATTGGGAACTGCCAGATGTCAGTGGCCTGGATGTGTTGCGTTGGGTTCGCACCACACTGGGACATGCCTTGCCGGTTCTCTTCCTGACCAGCCGTACCCAGGAAGAGGATCTGGTCACGGGTTTGCAAGCCGGAGCCGACGACTATATTAGTAAGCCTGTACGCAAGGGAGAACTCGTTGCGCGTGTCAACGCTGCTGTCCGGCGTATGGACTTGAGCACCTCAACCGTTCAGGACAGCCGTTTCTCATTTGCAGGCTATGATATTTTTCCTGAACAAGGTCATATCGTGCTGAACGGTGAAACCGTCACCCTGGCGCCCAAAGAATTCGAGCTGGCCCTTTTGCTATTTCGTAATCCTGGCCGCCTGTTCTCACGAGATGTTTTAAGCTCCGCGGTCTGGAACCGGGAAATTCCGGCCACCTCCCGTACACTGGATACTCACCTGTCCAACATACGCCGTAAACTCCAACTGCGCCCCGAAAATGGGGTACGTCTGACAGCGTCCTATGCCCTTGGCTATCGCCTTGAACTTTTGACCGACCCTTCTTGCTAG
- a CDS encoding LysE family translocator: MSLFLLIASTHFLALLSPGPDFFLIARSTLAHGRWIASGACAGIALANGIYISLALTGFTRMSTSSPLFLLLQGAGGLYLLYLGVKFLQTARHSKPHRISAFGASAGGWWHHALLGLLSGLLNPKNALFYASLASVLASSRAGTGLHILLGLWMFFTVLLWDVFITILIGHSRWQQGIQQPLPRIEQLCGLLLCLIAVATLLNSAQHLSGNWLR, from the coding sequence ATGTCCTTGTTCCTGCTGATCGCCAGCACCCATTTTCTAGCCCTTCTGTCCCCTGGCCCTGATTTTTTCCTGATCGCCCGCAGCACCTTGGCCCATGGTCGCTGGATAGCAAGCGGAGCCTGTGCCGGTATCGCCCTGGCCAATGGCATTTACATCAGTCTGGCGCTCACTGGCTTTACCCGGATGAGTACCAGCAGCCCCCTCTTTCTGTTGCTTCAAGGTGCTGGAGGACTGTATCTGCTGTATTTAGGTGTGAAATTTTTGCAGACAGCCCGTCACAGCAAACCGCACAGAATCAGCGCCTTTGGCGCTTCTGCAGGCGGCTGGTGGCATCATGCCCTGCTGGGATTGCTCTCCGGGCTGCTCAATCCCAAGAACGCACTGTTTTACGCCAGCCTGGCCTCGGTACTGGCCAGCAGCCGCGCCGGTACCGGCCTTCATATTCTGCTAGGCCTGTGGATGTTCTTTACTGTTTTGCTCTGGGATGTATTTATTACCATTCTGATCGGGCATTCTCGCTGGCAGCAAGGCATACAACAGCCCTTGCCTCGTATCGAGCAGCTCTGTGGGCTGCTGCTGTGCCTGATTGCGGTCGCCACGCTGTTGAACAGCGCCCAGCACCTGAGCGGGAACTGGCTACGCTGA
- the azu gene encoding azurin, with protein sequence MFAKLAFTAVLGLASVPAFAACDVTIEGNDSMQFNTKSIVVDKTCKEFTINLKHTGKLPKAAMGHNVVISKKSDESAVATDGMKAGLDSNYVKAGDERVIAHTDVIGGGESTSVTFDVSKLKEGEDYAFFCSFPGHWSIMTGEIKLGS encoded by the coding sequence ATGTTTGCCAAACTTGCTTTCACAGCCGTTCTTGGATTGGCCAGCGTGCCTGCTTTTGCTGCTTGCGACGTTACCATCGAAGGCAATGACTCCATGCAGTTCAACACCAAGAGCATCGTTGTTGACAAGACATGCAAGGAATTCACGATCAATCTGAAACACACCGGCAAGCTGCCTAAAGCAGCCATGGGCCACAACGTCGTTATCTCGAAAAAATCCGATGAAAGCGCAGTTGCGACCGATGGCATGAAAGCCGGTCTGGACAGCAACTACGTTAAAGCCGGTGACGAGCGTGTGATTGCTCACACAGACGTGATCGGTGGCGGCGAAAGCACCTCTGTCACCTTTGACGTGTCCAAGCTGAAAGAGGGCGAAGACTACGCTTTCTTCTGCTCCTTCCCAGGTCACTGGAGCATCATGACGGGCGAAATCAAGCTGGGTAGCTAA
- the rpsG gene encoding 30S ribosomal protein S7, with the protein MPRRREVPKREILPDPKFGSVELAKFMNVVMLSGKKAVAERIVYGALDQIAQKTGKDPLEVFNAAINNVKPVVEVKSRRVGGANYQVPVEVRPVRRLALAMRWVRESAKKRGEKSMDLRLAGELSDAAEGRGGAMKKREDTHKMADANKAFSHFRW; encoded by the coding sequence ATGCCTCGCCGTCGCGAAGTACCCAAACGTGAAATCCTACCTGACCCAAAATTTGGCAGCGTTGAGCTGGCCAAATTCATGAACGTGGTCATGCTGTCCGGCAAGAAAGCTGTTGCCGAACGTATTGTTTATGGCGCGCTGGACCAAATTGCGCAGAAAACCGGCAAAGATCCGCTCGAAGTGTTTAATGCTGCCATCAATAATGTAAAGCCTGTTGTTGAAGTCAAGAGCCGCCGTGTTGGTGGTGCTAACTACCAGGTACCTGTCGAAGTGCGTCCTGTCCGTCGTTTGGCTCTGGCCATGCGCTGGGTGCGTGAATCCGCCAAGAAACGCGGCGAAAAATCGATGGACTTGCGCCTGGCCGGCGAATTGTCCGATGCGGCCGAAGGCCGTGGCGGTGCAATGAAAAAGCGTGAAGACACGCACAAGATGGCCGATGCCAACAAAGCATTCAGCCATTTCCGTTGGTAA